The following nucleotide sequence is from Penaeus monodon isolate SGIC_2016 chromosome 29, NSTDA_Pmon_1, whole genome shotgun sequence.
NNNNNNNNNNNNNNNNNNNNNNNNNNNNNNNNNNNNNNNNNNNNNNNNNNNNNNNNNNNNNNNNNNNNNNNNNNNNAAATTACATTCTGTGTCGCTTCACTCTGATGTAAAGCCTAAAAACATACTCCACGTGACTCCATGGAGTTGAAACCATTTCATTTTGATGTAGAATGGTCTGACAATTGACAACATAAATAGTAAGGAGTGCCACACATACACGCGAGCGAGCGCGCATAAGGACAACATGTCAAGGCACCNNNNNNNNNNNNNNNNNNNNNNNNNNNNNNNNNNNNNNNNNNNNTTGNNNNNNNNNNNNNNNNNNNNNNNNNNNNNNNNNNNNNNNNNNNNNNNNAATTTGTTTTGTTTCCACGACAATCCGAGATAAAAAAGCAAGGTaggcaggggagaggaagagggaaagaaaggggacttaaataagaaaggaaggatttcgagaaagggaggataaggaCACTTAAAGNNNNNNNNNNNNNNNNNNNNNNNNNNNNNNNNNNNNNNNNNNNNNNNNNNNNNNNNNNNNNNNNNNNNNNNNNNNNNNNNNNNNNNNNNNNNNNNNNNAGGGACGGTGGGGTttgttaaggggggagggggaagtataGCTTAAATGTTTGTGNNNNNNNNNNNNNNNNNNNNNNNNNNNNNNNNNNNNNNNNNNNNNNNNNNGGgaatgataattgataacattCAAGGAGATCGGAGCAAGATGGGCAAGAAAAACAAAGCCTAGGCCATGAACCCTTCCAACTCCATggcccattatcattatccattatccatTAAAAACCTTGGCCGGCCCCTGGCAAAGCCTTGGCCATGAACCCTTCCAACTCCATNNNNNNNNNNNNNNNNNNNNNNNNNNNNNNNNNNNNNNNNNNNNNNNNNNNNNNNNNNNNNNNNNNNNNNNNNNNNNNNNNNNNNNNNNNNNNNNNNNNNNNNNNNNNNNNNNNNNNNNNNNNNNNNNNNNNNNNNNNNNNNNNNNNNNNNNNNNNNNNNNNNNNNNNNNNNNNNNNNNTCTGGTTTAAGCAGGATTCAACCTGAATTCCAAAGCCACAGTTTCATAAAAGATAAACAACCCAACAGCGACGGAAATCAGGTATAGGACAAGACAACTTTGTCTTCGAAGCTATTTTGTTATATGAGGAAAAGATTCCCCCAATTTTCCATGAAACGATTCCATGacttactttcattttttccatAAGAGAGCAAAAATCTGCGGTGTAGATTTTCTGGAATAAAGTCATAATAGATGAATAttaatttgaaaattaatttacttatttttggatTGATTCagaatattaagaaatataaaacatcTGAGCTTCTAAACGATTCTAAGTTCATAAGGGGAAAAAACTGCGCTGAGTTGAGGGCAATTTGCCCCCTCCCGGAAACACCGCGAGAAGTTATCGTCCTTCCCTTGTTGCGCNNNNNNNNNNNNNNNNNNNNNNNNNNNNNNNNNNNNNNNNNNNNNNNNNNNNNNNNNNNNNNNNNNNNNNNNNNNNNNNNNNNNNNNNNNNNNNNNNNNNNNNNNNNNNNNNNNNNNNNNNNNNNNNNNNNNNNNNNNNNNNNNNNNNNNNNNNNNNNNNNNNNNNNNNNNNNNNNNNNNNNNNNNNNNNNNNNNNNNNNNNNNNNNNNNNNNNNNNNNNNNNNNNNNNNNNNNNNNNNNNNNNNNNNNNNNNNNNNNNNNNNNNNNNNNNNNNNNNNNNNNNNNNNNNNNNNNNNNNNNNNNNNNNNNNNNNNNNNNNNNNNNNNNNNNNNNNNNNNNNNNNNNNNNNNNNNNNNNNNNNNNNNNNNNNNNNNNNNNNNNNNNNNNNNNNNNNNNNNNNNNNNNNNNNNTCAACGTAAAAGAAAGTGCTGTCTCTCGCAGCAGTAGTTTAATGGCGAATAACGCAGGCAGGTTCAGAGATCGCTGGTCTGGAGGTTCAAGCCAAGGTNNNNNNNNNNNNNNNNNNNNNNNNNNNNNNNNNNNNNNNNNNNNNNNNNNNNNNNNNNNNNNNNNNNNNNNNNNNNNNNNNNNNNNNNNNNNNNNNNNNNNNNNNNNNNNNNNNNNNNNNNNNNNNNNNNNNNNNAAAGACAAAATGTCAACAGCTCttgattttacatattatttctgGAACGAAGAAATGAATTCCAACTTACTGTATGATAAGCCATTGCATATCTGGCAAAGCCTTGACCATGAACTCTTCCAATTCCATAGCCGTGGCCTCTGAGGAAGCCAtgaccaccacctccaccatgaTGCCTGCCGAAGCCAGCTGGGTCAGACTCTGGGTCGGGGTGAGGCATGGCGCAGGTCTAAATAATCAGGCCAGACAGGGTCACCCTCACGGCCAGAAACAGTGACAGCTGTAAGGAATGGATTGTTTGGATATTTCTTCGAAGGTTGGGGTCAGGTATAGTGCTGGTCCAGCTGATCAGGCCAGAAACAGTGAAAACTGTAAACAAAGGATCGTATGGATAATTTTTCGAAGGACGCTACCCTGTCAAATGAAAGCTTATTCAACTGATTCTGAATTTTACTTTAAANNNNNNNNNNNNNNNNNNNNNNNNNNNNNNNNNNNNNNNNNNNNNNNNNNNNNNNNNNNNNNNNNNNNNNNNNNNNNNNNNNNNNNNNNNNNNNNNNNNNNNNNNNNNNNNNNNNNNNNNNNNNNNNNNNNNNNNNNNNNNNNNNNNNNNNNNNNNNNNNNNNNNNNNNNNNNNNNNNNNNNNNNNNNNNNNNNNNNNNNNNNNNNNNNNNNNNNNNNNNNNNNNNNNNNNNNNNNNNNNNNNNNNNNNNNNNNNNNNNNNNNNNNNNNNNNNNNNNNNNNNNNNNNNNNNNNNNNNNNNNNNNNNNNNNNNNNNNNNNNNNNNNNNNNNNNNNNNNNNNNNNNNNNNNNNTAGNNNNNNNNNNNNNNNNNNNNNNNNNNNNNNNNNNNNNNNNNNNNNNNNNNNNNNNNNNNAAGGTGCATAAACACCAAATTTTCTATGCTGGTCTAACTTAAAGATAATTAATTTCATCCATCAatttgtatgatttattttctGGATCAAAGATACAGTCGGTATAAATTTCAGATTTTAGTGTCGTCTGAAGGTAAAGCCCGATTATGAGGCAACCGAGACAACAGAGGCTTTAGCCGAAATGCTTCTTGCCGAAACCTCCGTAGCCATGCCTTCCGTAGCCTCCATATCCCCCTCGGAATCCTCCTTTGTAGAATCCACCTCCGCCTTTGAATTTGAAGGGATCGGGGTCAGCCACAGGGTTAGGGTTAGCCAAAGGCTCAGGCATGGCACTGGTGAGGGTGACCAAGCTTACTAGGGCCACAAACAGGGCCAGAACCGTCGACAGCTGCAAAAGCCAAAGAAATTATTATGAATACGTTTCTGAATGTTGACTGTCGACTGCATAAGATAAAGAAGTGAAAGTATGGTATAAAACATTCTTCTTCTCGTACTCTAtggacacacataacacatactgACCGTAAGACCAGAATGCATACAGTAAGAATTATTATAAAGTCTACTTTACTGTCGTACATCGAGatgctgaaaaaatgaaatataattacatttaaaaatccCCTGAATGTAAATATTTAATCAATTAAAGTAAATAGGTTGAAATAGCGCATTCCGAAACTGTTGACATTTCTGACATTTGGGTTAGAGAAAATTATATGACAAAAGTATACGCTACCTCTTTTTTCCGTAACAATATTTTAATACTTATATCAGTGAAAACCTTTTAAAGTGGAGTNNNNNNNNNNNNNNNNNNNNGTCACATTTTTAGCACTGGACGTTCTATATCTTTTCGATATAGAATTANNNNNNNNNNNNNNNNNNNNNNNNNNNNNNNNNNNNNNNNNNCATAAACCTTTACAGAAAATTAATGTCGACTCCAGAAATATATTCCAACAAGCACTTAATTCNNNNNNNNNNNNNNNNNNNNNNNNNNNNNNNNNNNNNNNNNNNNNNNNNNNNNNNNNNNAACAAGCATTCCTCTTCCTGTGGTAAAATACACACTCAGACTAACCAAATATCACATGCAAATCAAATCGCATGTAAGAAAATAAACTGCACGCAAATCCCTCAGCCACAAGTTTCTTAAACTGAAATTTCACAAACTTACCAGATTCATGTTAAAGGTTTTGCACGCGAGAGAGACTCGGCTCCTATCCACGGGAAGGACAATCTATGCACAGTCTGCAAGGGGAATCTGAACTTATATACACCCCTCATGATGATACTGAAGGCCGCGAGCCACTATGACAGGCACTTCTATCCTTACTTGCGCAACATTTCAAGATCCGTCTTCAGCTTTAAGTTATAGGCCTCATGAGCGCAAATATCCTTTGAACAGGAGAGGTCGTAAGGGTCAAAACAGTACNNNNNNNNNNNNNNNNNNNNNNNNNNNNNNNNNNNNNNNNNNNNNNNNNNNNNNNNNNNNNNNNNNNNNNNNNNNNNNNNNNNNNNNNNNNNNNNNNNNNNNNNNNNNNNNNNNNNNNNNNNNNNNNNNNNNNNNNNNNNNNNNNNNNNNNNNNNNNNNNNNNNNNNNNNNNNNNNNNNNNNNNNNNNNNNNNNNNNNNNNNNNNNNNNNNNNNNNNNNNNNNNNNNNNNNNNNNNNNNNNNNNNNNNNNNNNNNNNNNNNNNNNNNNNNNNNNNNNNNNNNNNNNNNNNNNNNNNNNNNNNNNNNNNNNNNNNNNNNNNNNNNNNNNNNNNNNNNNNNNNNNNNNNNNNNNNNNNNNNNNNNNNNNNNNNNNNNNNNNNNNNNNNNNNNNNNNNNNNNNNNNNNNNNNNNNNNNNNNNNNNNNNNNNNNNNNNNNNNNNNNNNNNNNNNNNNNNNNNNNNNNNNNNNNNNNNNNNNNNNNNNNNNNNNNNNNNNNNNNNNNNNNNNNNNNNNNNNNNNNNNNAGTCCGgtgttttaaaaaccatgttatttggttgNNNNNNNNNNNNNNNNNNNNNNNNNNNNNNNNNNNNNNNNNNNNNNNNNNNNNNNNNNNNNNNNNNNNNNNNNNNNNNNNNNNNNNNNNNNNNNNNNNNNNNNNNNNNNNNNNNNNNNNNNNNNNNNNNNNNNNNNNNNNNNNNNNNNNNNNNNNNNNNNNNNNNNNNNNNNNNNNNNNNNNNNNNNNNNNNNNNNNNNNNNNNNNNNNNNNNNNNNNNNNNNNNNNNNNNNNNNNNNNNNNNNNNNNNNNNNNNNNNNNNNNNNNNNNNNNNNNNNNNNNNNNNNNNNNNNNNNNNNNNNNNNNNNNNNNNNNNNNNNNNNNNNNNNNNNNNNNNNNNNNNNNNNNNNNNNNNNNNNNNNNNNNNNNNNNNNNNNNNNNNNNNNNNNNNNNNNNNNNNNNNNNNNNNNNNNNNNNNNNNNNNNNNNNNNNNNNNNNNNNNNNNNNNNNNNNNNNNNNNNNNNNNNNNNNNNNNNNNNNNNNNNNNNNNNNNNNNNNNNNNNNNNNNNNNNNNNNNNNNNNNNNNNNNNNNNNNNNNNNNNNNNNNNNNNNNNNNNNNNNNNNNNNNNNNNNNNNNNNNNNNNNNNNNNNNNNNNNNNNNNNNNNNNNNNNNNNNNNNNNNNNNNNNNNNNNNNNNNNNNNNNNNNNNNNNNNNNNNNNNNNNNNNNNNNNNNNNNNNNNNNNNNNNNNNNNNNNNNNNNNNNNNNNNNNNNNNNNNNNNNNNNNNNNNNNNNNNNNNNNNNNNNNNNNNNNNNNNNNNNNNNNNNNNNNNNNNNNNNNNNNNNNNNNNNNNNNNNNNNNNNNNNNNNNNNNNNNNNNNNNNNNNNNNNNNNNNNNNNNNNNNNNNNNNNNNNNNNNNNNNNNNNNNNNNNNNNNNNNNNNNNNNNNNNNNNNNNNNNNNNNNNNNNNNNNNNNNNNNNNNNNNNNNNNNNNNNNNNNNNNNNNNNNNNNNNNNNNNNNNNNNNNNNNNNNNNNNNNNNNNNNNNNNNNNNNNNNNNNNNNNNNNNNNNNNNNNNNNNNNNNNNNNNNNNNNNNNNNNNNNNNNNNNNNNNNNNNNNNNNNNNNNNNNNNNNNNNNNNNNNNNNNNNNNNNNNNNNNNNNNNNNNNNNNNNNNNNNNNNNNNNNNNNNNNNNNNNNNNNNNNNNNNNNNNNNNNNNNNNNNNNNNNNNNNNNNNNNNNNNNNNNNNNNNNNNNNNNNNNNNNNNNNNNNNNNNNNNNNNNNNNNNNNNNNNNNNNNNNNNNNNNNNNNNNNNNNNNNNNNNNNNNNNNNNNNNNNNNNNNNNNNNNNNNNNNNNNNNNNNNNNNNNNNNNNNNNNNNNNNNNNNNNNNNNNNNNNNNNNNNNNNNNNNNNNNNNNNNNNNNNNNNNNNNNNNNNNNNNNNNNNNNNNNNNNNNNNNNNNNNNNNNNNNNNNNNNNNNNNNNNNNNNNNNNNNNNNNNNNNNNNNNNNNNNNNNNNNNNNNNNNNNNNNNNNNNNNNNNNNNNNNNNNNNNNNNNNNNNNNNNNNNNNNNNNNNNNNNNNNNNNNNNNNNNNNNNNNNNNNNNNNNNNNNNNNNNNNNNNNNNNNNNNNNNNNNNNNNNNNNNNNNNNNNNNNNNNNNNNNNNNNNNNNNNNNNNNNNNNNNNNNNNNNNNNNNNNNNNNNNNNNNNNNNNNNNNNNNNNNNNNNNNNNNNNNNNNNNNNNNNNNNNNNNNNNNNNNNNNNNNNNNNNNNNNNNNNNNNNNNNNNNNNNNNNNNNNNNNNNNNNNNNNNNNNNNNNNNNNNNNNNNNNNNNNNNNNNNNNNNNNNNNNNNNNNNNNNNNNNNNNNNNNNNNNNNNNNNNNNNNNNNNNNNNNNNNNNNNNNNNNNNNNNNNNNNNNNNNNNNNNNNNNNNNNNNNNNNNNNNNNNNNNNNNNNNNNNNNNNNNNNNNNNNNNNNNNNNNNNNNNNNNNNNNNNNNNNNNNNNNNNNNNNNNNNNNNNNNNNNNNNNNNNNNNNNNNNNNNNNNNNNNNNNNNNNNNNNNNNNNNNNNNNNNNNNNNNNNNNNNNNNNNNNNNNNNNNNNNNNNNNNNNNNNNNNNNNNNNNNNNNNNNNNNNNNNNNNNNNNNNNNNNNNNNNNNNNNNNNNNNNNNNNNNNNNNNNNNNNNNNNNNNNNNNNNNNNNNNNNNNNNNNNNNNNNNNNNNNNNNNNNNNNNNNNNNNNNNNNNNNNNNNNNNNNNNNNNNNNNNNNNNNNNNNNNNNNNNNNNNNNNNNNNNNNNNNNNNNNNNNNNNNNNNNNNNNNNNNNNNNNNNNNNNNNNNNNNNNNNNNNNNNNNNNNNNNNNNNNNNNNNNNNNNNNNNNNNNNNNNNNNNNNNNNNNNNNNNNNNNNNNNNNNNNNNNNNNNNNNNNNNNNNNNNNNNNNNNNNNNNNNNNNNNNNNNNNNNNNNNNNNNNNNNNNNNNNNNNNNNNNNNNNNNNNNNNNNNNNNNNNNNNNCACAAACATGCATATTTGTGTGCNNNNNNNNNNNNNNNNNNNNNNNNNNNNNNNNNNNNNNNNNNNNNNNNNNNNNNNNNNNNNNNNNNNgtgtgtgtgtgtccgttaaaGGCAAGAAAGAAGAAACGACAAAACGTGTACGAGTTTTGATTTTGCATCTATTTTCGGAAAGAACATGTACGTAAAGACGTACATGTGTGTGACTGCtgacatgtgtacatatgtgtgtatgttcgcgCGCATGATATAAAGTATTTGCTTGTATGAccagcatatgtgtgtatactcacTCTGTATATTCAAAACTGGATAAACTTCTAATTTCCTATGTTAGTGTAACTGAGAGATAATTGATTTCACCCATGCTTTATTTTCCGGATCAAAGATATAGTCCATATAAATTTCAGATTTTATTGTCATTTGAAGGGAAAGCCCGATTATCAGTCAATCGAGGCAACAGAGGCTTTACCCGAACTTCTTCTTGCCGAAACCTCCGAAACCTCCGTATCCCCGCCTGAAACCTCCGTAGCCTCCGTGGCCCCGCCTGAAACCTCCATATCCCCCTCGGAATCCACCGCCTTTGAATTTGAAGGGATCGGGGTCAGCCACGGGGTTAGGGTTAGCCAAAGGCTCCGGCTCAGGCGTGGCACTGGTCAGGGTCACCAAGCCTGCTATGGCCACAAACAGGGCCAGAACCATCGACAACTGCAAAAGCCAAAGCAATAATTATGAATACTTTTTGAATGTCATTATCGATtgcataagaaaaaagaagaaaaaaagaaaatattgtacgAAACTATTTTTNNNNNNNNNNNNNNNNNNNNNNNNNNNNNNNNNNNNNNNNNNNNNNNNNNNNNNNNNTATTGACCATAAGACGAAAATACATACACTAAGAATCATTATAAAGTCTAGTTTAGTATCGTACATCCAGATGCTAAAAAAGCATAATCATATTTCAAAATCTTTGAATGTGAATCTTAAATCAATTAGAGTAAATGGATTACAATCGCACTTTACAAAACTTGACATTTCTGAAATTTGAGCAAGGTTTTACCTCTTTTCAATATAATCTacaaaaaaacggataaaaaataCCATAGCATAAACCTTTTCGGAAAATTTATCAAGTCCAGGAACATATTCCAACGAGTATGTAACTACTCTTAATACGGGTTGCATTAGTATAGAAAATAGTCATCAATGCATTCGTCAAAGCAGCACGCAAATTTCTCAGCCACTAGTTTCTTAAGCTGAGATTTCACAAACTTACCAGCTTCATGTTCAGGGTTTTGCACGTGAGAGAGACTCAGCTCCGAGCCAAGGCAAGGACAATCTATGCACATACTGCAAGGAGAATCTGAGCTTATATACACCCCCTCGTGATGATACTGAAGGTCGCGAGCCACTATGACAGGCACTTCTATCCTTTCTTGTGCAACATTTCAAGGTCCGTCTTCAGCTCTAAACTATGGATTTCATGAGCGCAAAATGTTGCCCTTTGACATGAAAANNNNNNNNNNNNNNNNNNNNNNNNNNNNNNNNNNNNNNNNNNNNNNNNNNNNNNNNNNNNNNNNNNNNNNNNNNNNNNNNNNNNNNNNNNNNNNNNNNNNNNNNNNNNNNNNNNNNNNNNNNNNNNNNNNNNNNNNNNNNNNNNNNNNNNNNNNNNNNNNNNNNNNNNNNNNNNNNNNNNNNNNNNNNNNNNNNNNNNNNNNNNNNNNNNNNNNNNNNNNNNNNNNNNNNNNNNNNNNNNNNNNNNNNNNNNNNNNNNNNNNNNNNNNNNNNNNNNNNNNNNNNNNNNNNNNNNNNNNNNNNNNNNNNNNNNNNNNNNNNNNNNNNNNNNNNNNNNNNNNNNNNNNNNNNNNNNNNNNNNNNNNNNNNNNNNNNNNNNNNNNNNNNNNNNNNNNNNNNNNNNNNNNNNNNNNNNNNNNNNNNNNNNNNNNNNNNNNNNNNNNNNNNNNNNNNNNNNNNNNNNNNNNNNNNNNNNNNNNNNNNNNNNNNNNNNNNNNNNNNNNNNNNNNNNNNNNNNNNNNNNNNNNNNNNNNNNNNNNNNNNNNNNNNNNNNNNNNNNNNNNNNNNNNNNNNNNNNNNNNNNNNNNNNNNNNNNNNNNNNNNNNNNNNNNNNNNNNNNNNNNNNNNNNNNNNNNNNNNNNNNNNNNNNNNNNNNNNNNNNNNNNNNNNNNNNNNNNNNNNNNNNNNNNNNNNNNNNNNNNNNNNNNNNNNNNNNNNNNNNNNNNNNNNNNNNNNNNNNNNNNNNNNNNNNNNNNNNNNNNNNNNNNNNNNNNNNNNNNNNNNNNNNNNNNNNNNNNNNNNNNNNNNNNNNNNNNNNNNNNNNNNNNNNNNNNNNNNNNNNNNNNNNNNNNNNNNNNNNNNNNNNNNNNNNNNNNNNNNNNNNNNNNNNNNNNNNNNNNNNNNNNNNNNNNNNNNNNNNNNNNNNNNNNNNNNNNNNNNNNNNNNNNNNNNNNNNNNNNNNNNNNNNNNNNNNNNNNNNNNNNNNNNNNNNNNNNNNNNNNNNNNNNNNNNNNNNNNNNNNNNNNNNNNNNNNNNNNNNNNNNNNNNNNNNNNNNNNNNNNNNNNNNNNNNNNNNNNNNNNNNNNNNNNNNNNNNNNNNNNNNNNNNNNNNN
It contains:
- the LOC119592166 gene encoding protein FAM98B-like; protein product: MNLLSTVLALFVALVSLVTLTSAMPEPLANPNPVADPDPFKFKGGGFRGGYGGFRRGHGGYGGFRRGYGGFGGFGKKKFG
- the LOC119592165 gene encoding protein FAM98B-like is translated as MKLLSMVLALFVAIAGLVTLTSATPEPEPLANPNPVADPDPFKFKGGGFRGGYGGFRRGHGGYGGFRRGYGGFGGFGKKKFG